Proteins encoded within one genomic window of Chrysemys picta bellii isolate R12L10 chromosome 6, ASM1138683v2, whole genome shotgun sequence:
- the LOC135984168 gene encoding uncharacterized HIT-like protein Synpcc7942_1390, which translates to MGGRGRPGGGLSMAAAALRGARGLARGWGQRCYVAAGGQDGEVQKAQRAAEASEEPGQRPPTIFSKIIDRTIRADILYEDDKCLAFRDVAPQAPVHFLVIPKHPITRLSRVAAGDAELLGHLLVVASQTAKVEGLVDGYRVVINDGKRGSQSVYHLHLHVLGGRQMGWPPG; encoded by the exons ATGGGCGgcaggggcaggccggggggcgggCTCAGCATGGCGGCCGCGGCGCTGCGCGGGGCTCGGGGCttggcccggggctgggggcag agatgcTACGTGGCTGCCGGGGGGCAGGACGGGGAGGTGCAGAAGGCTCAGCGGGCAGCCGAGGCCAGTGAGGAGCCAGGCCAGCGGCCCCCGACCATCTTCAGCAAGATCATCGACCGCACCATCCGGGCCGACATCCTCTACGAAGACGACAAG TGCCTCGCCTTCCGGGACGTGGCCCCACAGGCCCCCGTGCATTTCCTGGTGATCCCCAAGCACCCCATCACCAGGCTGAGCCGCGTGGCCGCGGGGGACGCAGAG CTCCTGGGGCACCTGCTGGTGGTGGCCAGTCAGACGGCGAAGGTGGAGGGGCTGGTGGATGGCTACCGAGTGG TGATCAACGACGGGAAGCGGGGGTCTCAGTCCGTCTACCACCTGCACTTGCACGTGCTGGGCGGGCGTCAGATGGGCTGGCCCCCAGGCTGA